From a single Aspergillus puulaauensis MK2 DNA, chromosome 2, nearly complete sequence genomic region:
- a CDS encoding uncharacterized protein (COG:G;~EggNog:ENOG410PVWF;~InterPro:IPR020846,IPR005828,IPR036259,IPR003663;~PFAM:PF00083;~TransMembrane:8 (i12-31o73-93i159-177o189-212i346-362o382-403i424-441o447-464i);~go_component: GO:0016020 - membrane [Evidence IEA];~go_component: GO:0016021 - integral component of membrane [Evidence IEA];~go_function: GO:0022857 - transmembrane transporter activity [Evidence IEA];~go_process: GO:0055085 - transmembrane transport [Evidence IEA]) codes for MFGKKYFGFRGRSLNLAISSLGSLDFLLFGYDQGVTGGLLDLPSFIKYFPEINENLCEGDQACKSQRSTNQGIAVASYNLGCFIGAILTIFVGNPLGRRRTIFCGCTTMTIGAILQCTSYSLPQWIVGRIVTGIGNGMNTSTVPTWQSESAKSHDRGKLVMIEGMLITAGITLSYWINYAFAFLPDHEVSWRFPIAFQICFAITIFTSIMNLPESPRWLVMQGRDEEAVEILELLNELPREDPYIQNELLSIKETVVEMSKGSYRSLFDMSEYREFHRVALAYVNQMFQQISGINLITYYAPGIYSDIGLGGGNTAKLMAACNGTEYLMAAFIPIFIIEKVGRRPLMLFGAAGMSISMAVLAGCDYRRDFLGDTQAGIGQAVFLFVFNTFFAIGWLGMTWLYPAEIVPLRIRAPTNALSTSANWIFNFMVVMITPVAFANIKYQTYVIFAVINAFMFPVVYFFFPETRYRSLEEMDAIFKKSTNVFNAVSISIKEPYRYDKHGQLKPEFVEEAIRRDSVTGHIQPKYESGDSTNESNEVKGDEKRVEHNE; via the exons ATGTTTGGGAAGAAGTATTTCGGATTCAGGGGAAGGTCCCTCAACCTGGCCATCAGTTCGCTGGGTAGTCTTGATTTCCT GCTTTTCGGTTATGATCAGGGCGTGACAGGTGGTCTTTTGGATCTGCCATCCTTTATCAAGTATTTCCCAGAGATTAACGAGAATCTATGCGAGGGTGACCAAGCTTGCAAGAGCCAGCGCAGTACCAACCAGGGAATTGCTGTCGCGTCGTACAACCTGGGATGTTTCATCGGAGCTATCTTgaccatcttcgtcggcaaCCCCCTTGGCCGTCGTCGCACTATTTTCTGTGGCTGCACCACCATGACTATTGGCGCTATCTTGCAATGCACGTCCTACAGCCTGCCTCAATGGATTGTGGGACGCATTGTGACTGGAATTGGCAACGGCATGAACACAAGTACTGTGCCCACATGGCAGTCGGAATCAGCAAAGTCCCACGATCGTGGAAAGCTGGTCATGATTGAGGGTATGCTGATTACTGCGGGGATTACTCTGAGCTACTGGATCAACTATG ccttcgccttcctgcCCGACCACGAGGTATCATGGCGCTTCCCAATTGCGTTCCAGATCTGCTTCGCTATCACCATTTTTACGTCTATCATGAACCTCCCTGAGTCGCCGCGATGGCTTGTCATGCAAGGCCGTGACGAAGAAGCCGTGGAGATTCTCGAGCTGCTCAACGAATTGCCCCGCGAAGACCCCTACATCCAGAACGAACTGCTGTCGATCAAGGAAACCGTTGTCGAGATGTCCAAGGGATCCTACCGCAGTCTGTTCGATATGTCCGAGTACCGTGAATTCCACCGTGTTGCGCTCGCCTATGTCAACCAGATGTTCCAGCAGATTTCCGGAATCAACCTGATCACTTACTAC GCACCTGGTATATACTCGGACATTGGTCTCGGTGGAGGTAACACAGCGAAGCTGATGGCTGCTTGCAACGGGACTGAATACCTCATGGCCGCgttcatccccatcttcatcatcgaaaAGGTCGGACGTCGTCCACTCATGCTCTTCGGT GCGGCCGGAATGTCAATCTCTATGGCCGTGCTCGCAGGCTGTGACTACCGGCGCGATTTTCTCGGCGATACTCAAGCTGGTATCGGACAGGCCGtgttcctcttcgtcttcaacaccttcttcgccatcggctGGCTCGGTATGACCTGGCTGTACCCTGCGGAAATCGTGCCTCTCCGTATCCGTGCGCCGACCAACGCGCTGTCGACCTCTGCGAACTggatcttcaacttcatggTCGTCATGATCACGCCCGTCGCTTTTGCCAATATCAAATACCAGACCTACGTGATCTTCGCTGTCAT CAACGCCTTCATGTTCCCCGTTGtgtacttcttcttccccgagacCCGGTACCGATCACTGGAGGAAATGGATGCCATCTTCAAGAAATCCACCAACGTCTTCAACGCCGTTAGCATCTCTATCAAGGAGCCGTACCGCTACGACAAGCACGGACAGCTTAAGCCCgagttcgtcgaggaggCGATCCGCCGCGACAGCGTCACCGGCCACATCCAGCCCAAGTACGAGAGCGGAGACAGCACCAACGAGTCGAACGAGGTTAAGGGGGACGAAAAGCGGGTTGAGCACAATGAGTAG
- a CDS encoding cytochrome P450/oxidoreductase (COG:Q;~EggNog:ENOG410Q9ET;~InterPro:IPR012675,IPR001041,IPR036396,IPR017927, IPR006058,IPR002397,IPR017972,IPR001128,IPR017938, IPR039261,IPR036010;~PFAM:PF00111;~TransMembrane:1 (o539-556i);~go_function: GO:0005506 - iron ion binding [Evidence IEA];~go_function: GO:0009055 - electron transfer activity [Evidence IEA];~go_function: GO:0016491 - oxidoreductase activity [Evidence IEA];~go_function: GO:0016705 - oxidoreductase activity, acting on paired donors, with incorporation or reduction of molecular oxygen [Evidence IEA];~go_function: GO:0020037 - heme binding [Evidence IEA];~go_function: GO:0051536 - iron-sulfur cluster binding [Evidence IEA];~go_function: GO:0051537 - 2 iron, 2 sulfur cluster binding [Evidence IEA];~go_process: GO:0055114 - oxidation-reduction process [Evidence IEA]), whose protein sequence is MTTAATTKTAQTSPFTNPQSLSLDLKNQRAKPSIEYSSALNAHIVTRYNDILTILSHPEVFTSKDATVPPFPPPIKHLFANRAPEGGILLGWDNPDHDRLRSTVSGSFIPRKLERFRPLMCELAHELVDAFVGDGEVEIKSAFALPLPLKLIVEISGLDKSRWEWIGRCLALFGGITTGQGDTSIEAQVQDVLDLHDYVADVIQERKHDRRDDLISYIWDQRDLGVQMTDFEHLSMIPGLLLAGHETTTSVLSMGLSHLLHHGLWEAATENETATAQAIEELLRYESAITGMFRLVQKETTIGSCTLSPADRVFLAYSSGSRDESIFECPEKLHLQRKFSTQHLGFGRGIHACLGAPLARLLLKVELGVLRERLPNLRLATTYEDIVYEKVGPSRGVERVLVAWDPPSGPWARTIQVQTTNLQRQNTRVGNQSIQAVVKHLILLTDEVLEVTLCSKAGSGSSFPRWDPGSHIDILSEHGYRQYSLCSDPQDTNHWKVAILRENTGSGGSRWFHENLHEGAEVTVRKPRNHFRLRNSNRYVFIAGGIGITPIMPMLAQAKHQHASYRLIYLGRSRNTMAYLDELAYDHPVDIWARDEGNRFDLESFAREQDEAVQVYCCGPERLLSSLEEACKSNPLIELHVERFQALSGQTFLPNRSFDVVLHRSGRTVTVEPERNLLETLNDSGCGIMSTCSKGTCGTCEVSVLEGVPEHRDAVLSVEEKGENRVMMPCVSRTVGERLVLDLW, encoded by the coding sequence atgacaacagcagcaacaacaaaaacagcACAAACCAGCCCATTCACCAACCCTCAATCCCTCTCCCTAGATCTCAAGAACCAACGAGCAAAGCCCTCTATAGAATACAGCTCCGCACTCAACGCCCACATCGTAACCAGATACAACGATATTCTCACCATCCTCTCACACCCAGAAGTATTCACCTCCAAGGACGCCACAGTCCCGCCATTTCCACCCCCCATAAAACACCTCTTCGCAAACCGCGCCCCAGAGGGCGGCATATTGCTAGGGTGGGATAACCCAGACCATGATAGACTGCGCTCCACCGTGAGCGGTTCCTTCATCCCGAGGAAATTAGAGCGGTTCCGGCCGTTGATGTGTGAACTTGCGCATGAGCTTGTTGATGCGtttgttggggatggggaggttgagatTAAATCTGCCTTTGCGCTGCCCTTGCCGCTGAAGTTGATTGTTGAGATTTCTGGGCTTGATAAGAGCAGATGGGAGTGGATTGGGCGCTGTCTGGCCCTATTCGGGGGTATTACGACCGGCCAGGGGGATACGAGTATTGAGGCGCAGGTGCAAGATGTCCTGGATCTGCATGATTATGTTGCGGACGTTATTCAGGAGAGGAAGCATGACCGACGGGACGACCTGATTAGCTATATATGGGACCAGCGAGACCTGGGGGTCCAGATGACGGACTTTGAGCACCTGTCTATGATCCCTGGCTTGTTGCTCGCTGGTCATGAAACGACAACCAGTGTTCTCTCGATGGGTCTAtcgcatcttctccatcacGGTCTCTGGGAGGCAGCAACAGAAAATGAAACAGCCACTGCCCAAGCCATCGAGGAACTCCTCCGCTACGAGTCTGCGATAACAGGCATGTTCCGCCTGGTGCAAAAAGAGACTACAATCGGCTCTTGCACTCTAAGTCCAGCGGACCGGGTATTCCTCGCATACAGCTCCGGAAGCAGAGACGAGTCTATATTCGAATGCCCTGAGAAACTGCACCTGCAGCGGAAGTTCTCTACGCAACATCTGGGATTCGGACGCGGGATCCATGCGTGCCTGGGGGCGCCGCTGGCGAGGTTACTCCTTAAAGTTGAACTCGGTGTTTTGCGCGAACGTCTCCCGAATCTGCGTCTTGCTACGACGTATGAAGATATTGTATATGAGAAGGTTGGTCCGAGTCGAGGCGTTGAGCGGGTGCTTGTCGCGTGGGATCCTCCTAGCGGTCCTTGGGCTAGGACCATTCAAGTTCAAACGACGAACCTTCAGAGACAGAATACTAGGGTTGGAAACCAGTCTATCCAAGCAGTTGTAAAGCATCTAATCCTACTAACAGACGAAGTCCTAGAAGTGACGCTCTGCTCGAAGGCCGGATCTGGGAGCTCATTCCCGCGCTGGGACCCAGGATCCCATATCGATATCCTCAGTGAGCACGGCTATAGACAGTATTCGCTCTGTTCTGACCCCCAAGACACCAATCATTGGAAGGTAGCCATACTCCGAGAAAATACCGGCTCAGGCGGGTCGAGATGGTTCCATGAGAACCTGCACGAAGGCGCAGAAGTCACAGTCCGGAAACCACGAAACCACTTCCGCTTGAGGAACAGTAATCGATATGTCTTTATAGCTGGGGGGATAGGAATCACGCCAATCATGCCTATGCTTGCGCAGGCGAAGCATCAGCACGCGAGTTATAGATTGATCTACCTCGGTCGGTCGCGCAACACAATGGCGTATCTGGATGAGCTCGCGTATGATCATCCTGTGGATATATGGGCTCGCGACGAGGGAAATAGGTTTGATCTCGAGAGTTTTGCGCGGGAGCAAGACGAGGCTGTTCAAGTGTACTGCTGTGGTCCTGAACGACTCCTTTCGTCCCTGGAAGAAGCCTGCAAATCGAATCCTCTTATTGAACTCCATGTTGAGAGGTTCCAGGCGTTGTCCGGCCAGACTTTTCTGCCTAATCGATCCTTCGATGTTGTCCTTCATCGTAGTGGGCGCACGGTCACTGTTGAGCCTGAGCGGAACCTGCTCGAGACCCTTAATGATAGTGGGTGCGGAATCATGTCTACTTGTTCGAAGGGGACATGTGGGACGTGTGAGGTGTCGGTTCTTGAGGGCGTTCCGGAGCATAGAGATGCTGTTTTGTCGGTagaggagaagggcgagaacaGGGTCATGATGCCCTGTGTCTCGCGGACTGTCGGCGAGAGGTTGGTTCTGGATCTTTGGTGA
- a CDS encoding uncharacterized protein (COG:S;~EggNog:ENOG410PXT0): MSWTNQPVAEPVDCPCAAQVIQLSALLPSPAPGPFDFNLLTTLTSPLEDLLKCIEQCKQRHTATRNIQSESDDSLIPLAESILGICHAACVTYDLLDRQANISTSTGPAGASTQNTENSASLPPAPNTDLSFQSNISTWSCIKTPMALGSLTLQGEEESLLARQIVYTVLTSLSALLRVVYIQDKASQDDFVGPDGIGDSGGGRGTLYGREGMGDVSRCLSGVLALLGKVVPG, from the exons ATGTCCTGGACTAACCAACCAGTCGCAGAACCTgta GACTGCCCCTGCGCTGCTCAAGTAATACAACTCTCAGCACTCCTCCCAAGTCCAGCCCCGGGCCCCTTCGACTTTAACCTCCTGACAACCCTCACCAGCCCGCTAGAAGATCTCTTAAAATGTATCGAACAATGCAAACAACGACACACAGCGACTAGGAACATCCAATCAGAGTCAGACGACAGCCTCATCCCACTCGCCGAGTCGATCCTGGGAATTTGCCATGCCGCTTGTGTAACGTACGACCTGCTTGATAGACAAGCGAATATTTCCACCTCCACAGGGCCGGCAGGTGCCAGTACACAAAACACCGAGAATAGTGCCTCACTTCCACCGGCGCCAAACACGGACCTATCTTTCCAGTCCAATATATCTACTTGGAGCTGTATAAAAACGCCGATGGCACTGGGTTCTCTCACCCTCCAAGGTGAAGAGGAGTCCCTGCTCGCCAGGCAGATCGTGTACACGGTGTTGACTAGTCTGAGTGCGTTGCTGCGGGTGGTCTATATTCAAGACAAGGCGAGCCAGGATGATTTCGTTGGTCCTGATGGCATCGGGGAttctggtggtgggagagggaCGTTGTATGGTCGTGAAGGGATGGGAGATGTTAGTCGGTGTCTATCGGGGGttctggcgctgctgggaaAGGTTGTACCCGGGTGA